The Polyangiaceae bacterium genome includes a region encoding these proteins:
- a CDS encoding PEGA domain-containing protein codes for MGRVTLRFLVAPLLLLIAVPAWAQSPPAAAYPADDDPALVQKKQQAKDHFIKGVELVQNGDWDAALAEFLASREVYPTRVALENAAISLRQLKRHVEALEMYRELLAKFGSSLPPDKAELVNKAIAQLEQRVGQLSIEIAPAGSVVVVDGRQRGTVPLQRPLDVDAGSHTVRAYKPGYETFETQVQVAGRQLKTVSARLVSLRATGTLTVAEASGGRLKVVVDGAVVGTTPWSGPLAVGAHSVLLRGEGEVGTPPSETVVRLDTTTSLSLRAVVLDAPIRVVPTPSSAQVNIDGVNVGNGVWEGRLASGSHSLEVAQKGFNPYRKSLHLSAGKLRVVGVELERDLSDPIWQAGFVPHVYLEAVAGPAWAPSLGGGADASCSSGCDRARPLGFLAGARGGYQLTPGLGLELLLGALYLKETTARPIVGSSETGDWTSTDYEDSTQILGPLAAASVSYRFFETTPLTFRVWAGATRVTANFTNGGRFSGNAVYQPAPPASPEATPSTQYASIPEEKQRLWIPFVGPEARLGYRFSKHVSVDLGVALLIMFAPDAPRTGSNAQSHDDGDRRVALDDVRRPDGNLARSGILALPKEDGFGTFFLLSPSMAGRFDF; via the coding sequence ATGGGGCGCGTCACGCTGAGGTTTCTCGTTGCCCCGTTGCTGCTGCTGATCGCGGTACCGGCTTGGGCCCAATCGCCCCCGGCCGCGGCGTACCCCGCGGACGACGATCCGGCGCTGGTGCAGAAGAAGCAACAGGCGAAGGACCACTTCATCAAGGGCGTGGAGCTGGTTCAGAACGGCGACTGGGATGCCGCGCTGGCCGAGTTCCTGGCATCCCGAGAGGTGTACCCCACTCGGGTCGCGCTGGAGAACGCCGCCATCAGCCTGAGGCAGCTGAAGCGCCACGTAGAAGCGCTGGAGATGTACCGAGAGCTGCTGGCCAAGTTCGGCAGCAGCTTGCCACCGGACAAGGCGGAGCTCGTGAACAAGGCCATCGCGCAGCTGGAGCAGCGCGTGGGGCAGTTGTCCATCGAGATCGCGCCGGCGGGATCCGTCGTCGTGGTGGATGGCCGACAACGAGGAACCGTTCCGCTACAACGACCGCTCGACGTGGACGCCGGCAGTCACACCGTGCGGGCCTACAAGCCAGGGTACGAGACCTTCGAAACCCAAGTGCAGGTGGCTGGGCGACAGCTGAAGACCGTCAGCGCCCGTCTGGTGAGCTTGCGGGCAACGGGCACCCTCACGGTCGCGGAAGCTTCCGGAGGACGACTGAAGGTAGTGGTGGACGGTGCCGTGGTGGGCACGACACCATGGAGCGGACCATTGGCAGTCGGCGCACACTCCGTGCTGCTTCGGGGAGAGGGGGAGGTGGGCACGCCTCCGAGCGAAACCGTCGTCCGGCTCGACACGACGACTTCGCTCTCGTTGCGCGCCGTCGTCTTGGACGCGCCCATTCGCGTAGTGCCCACTCCCTCCAGCGCACAGGTGAACATCGACGGAGTGAACGTCGGCAACGGCGTGTGGGAGGGGAGGCTCGCGAGCGGCAGCCACTCCCTCGAGGTAGCGCAGAAGGGCTTCAATCCGTATCGAAAGAGCCTTCACCTTTCGGCCGGCAAGCTCCGCGTCGTCGGCGTCGAGCTCGAGCGCGATCTCTCCGACCCGATCTGGCAGGCCGGCTTCGTTCCCCACGTGTACCTCGAGGCAGTGGCGGGCCCCGCGTGGGCGCCGTCGTTGGGTGGCGGCGCGGACGCAAGCTGCAGCAGCGGTTGCGACCGTGCACGCCCCTTGGGCTTCTTGGCCGGCGCGCGCGGTGGCTATCAGCTCACGCCTGGGCTCGGTCTCGAGCTACTGCTGGGCGCGTTATATCTGAAAGAAACGACCGCACGTCCCATCGTCGGCAGCAGTGAAACCGGCGACTGGACCTCCACGGACTACGAGGACTCCACGCAAATCCTCGGCCCTCTGGCCGCGGCCTCGGTGAGCTATCGCTTCTTCGAGACCACGCCGCTCACCTTCCGGGTGTGGGCGGGGGCCACGAGAGTAACCGCCAACTTCACCAACGGCGGTCGCTTCAGCGGCAACGCGGTGTACCAGCCAGCGCCGCCCGCCAGTCCGGAAGCAACGCCCAGCACACAGTACGCCAGCATCCCGGAAGAGAAGCAGCGGCTCTGGATCCCCTTCGTGGGACCGGAAGCGCGTCTCGGCTATCGCTTCTCCAAGCACGTGTCGGTAGACCTCGGCGTCGCTCTGCTGATCATGTTCGCCCCCGACGCACCGAGAACCGGGTCGAACGCCCAGAGCCACGACGACGGCGACCGCCGGGTGGCGTTGGACGACGTACGTCGGCCCGATGGCAACCTCGCGCGCTCCGGCATTCTCGCGCTGCCCAAGGAAGACGGCTTCGGGACCTTCTTCTTGCTCTCGCCATCCATGGCGGGTCGCTTCGATTTCTGA
- a CDS encoding serine/threonine protein kinase: MAGTLVHEPHVSPELSGRRIAGKYELIRKIGAGGMGAVYEAKNFALLKRCAVKLLLSPELAQNANVVKRFFREARASSVIESDHLVQIFDSGTDPDTGAPYMVMELLNGEDLEQVADRLGALDPIVVAKLMLQTTTGLAKAHELGIVHRDIKPANVFLTERDSGDLMIKILDFGIAKVKMEQFLETSHGLTRTGAMLGTPLYMSPEQAQGSTDIDPQSDVWSLGVMMFQLLSGTLPFASARSLGELMVGILTADIPLLQDRAPWVPPELAEITHRAMSRDIERRYANAGEMRAALLEALAEPDVASITRDMLVSVSPDHRTHIAPRLELSEDGLLRATTRTGLTTSPADSVTIPTRRPVVPLALAGLFGAVVVGVGLTALWKTRPPPTSFGTASAPLPVAAESQEPTATHSELRTFSLRVGPPGVQVSVDGTLTPAPDGRVQITGNPGETRHIIVLLGDRTIDRTIAVTRTGLIPSKLELPPEEATAPTSAGRAPTKAPVKATPPPTTSAKPPPNNGTPQIAKDLGEFN; this comes from the coding sequence ATGGCGGGGACTCTCGTACACGAACCACACGTCTCTCCCGAGCTCTCGGGGCGGCGAATCGCGGGCAAATACGAGCTCATTCGCAAAATCGGCGCCGGAGGAATGGGCGCCGTCTACGAGGCAAAAAATTTTGCGCTTCTCAAACGCTGCGCCGTCAAGCTGCTTCTGAGTCCGGAGCTGGCCCAGAACGCCAATGTGGTGAAGCGCTTCTTCCGGGAGGCTCGCGCCAGCTCGGTGATCGAGAGCGATCACCTGGTGCAGATCTTCGATTCCGGGACGGATCCGGACACAGGCGCTCCGTACATGGTAATGGAGCTCCTGAACGGGGAGGACCTGGAGCAGGTCGCCGATCGCCTGGGCGCCCTGGATCCAATAGTCGTGGCCAAGCTCATGTTGCAGACCACGACGGGACTGGCCAAGGCGCACGAGCTGGGCATCGTTCATCGCGACATCAAGCCCGCCAACGTCTTCCTCACGGAGCGAGACTCCGGAGATCTGATGATCAAGATCCTCGACTTTGGCATCGCCAAGGTGAAGATGGAGCAGTTCCTCGAGACGTCACACGGCCTCACCCGCACAGGCGCCATGCTGGGCACCCCGCTGTACATGTCGCCGGAGCAAGCGCAAGGCTCCACGGACATCGATCCGCAAAGCGACGTGTGGTCGCTGGGCGTGATGATGTTCCAGCTGCTGTCCGGCACGCTGCCGTTCGCAAGTGCGCGCTCATTGGGGGAGCTGATGGTGGGGATCCTGACGGCAGACATTCCGTTGTTGCAGGATCGCGCTCCGTGGGTGCCACCAGAGCTCGCAGAAATCACCCACCGAGCAATGTCGCGGGACATCGAACGCCGCTACGCAAACGCCGGAGAAATGCGCGCGGCACTGCTGGAGGCGCTCGCGGAACCAGACGTGGCGAGCATCACCCGGGACATGCTCGTGTCCGTGTCGCCTGACCATCGCACGCACATCGCCCCACGCCTCGAGCTGTCGGAAGACGGCTTGCTACGCGCGACTACTCGTACGGGCCTGACCACGTCGCCGGCGGACTCGGTCACCATCCCAACGCGGCGGCCGGTGGTACCCTTGGCGCTGGCGGGCCTGTTCGGCGCGGTGGTCGTGGGTGTCGGGCTCACGGCGCTGTGGAAGACGCGGCCGCCACCAACGAGCTTCGGGACAGCGTCTGCGCCACTGCCAGTGGCCGCAGAATCTCAAGAGCCTACTGCCACCCACTCCGAGCTCCGTACGTTTTCTCTACGCGTGGGTCCGCCGGGTGTGCAGGTGAGCGTGGACGGGACGCTGACGCCAGCGCCGGACGGGCGAGTACAGATCACCGGTAACCCGGGAGAAACTCGTCACATCATCGTGCTGCTCGGGGATCGCACGATCGACCGGACGATTGCCGTCACTCGCACCGGCCTGATCCCGTCCAAATTGGAACTGCCGCCTGAAGAAGCGACGGCGCCGACGTCCGCTGGCCGCGCACCCACGAAGGCTCCGGTCAAGGCCACGCCTCCGCCAACGACATCCGCCAAGCCGCCGCCGAACAACGGAACTCCGCAGATTGCCAAGGACCTTGGAGAGTTCAACTGA